A single Abyssisolibacter fermentans DNA region contains:
- a CDS encoding 5-formyltetrahydrofolate cyclo-ligase: MDEKAIIRIDMLKKRRNMTKEEVAFNSDRIKTMLTEMNIIKKSKTIMLYLSFGNEVNTFSLLEWCIKNNKKVVVPYCIEKEKKIIPSEIRNVDEDLTKSPLGFLQPKLDKLKEVPVLDIDLVIVPGVVFDIKGNRIGFGGGYYDRFLNRALNATSIAVCHDYQLLGEVPKDKYDVPMNQIVTEKKKVTIY; encoded by the coding sequence ATGGACGAGAAAGCAATTATAAGGATAGATATGTTAAAGAAAAGAAGAAATATGACAAAAGAAGAAGTAGCTTTCAATAGCGATAGAATAAAAACTATGTTAACTGAAATGAATATTATAAAAAAAAGTAAGACTATTATGCTATATTTAAGCTTTGGTAATGAGGTTAATACTTTTAGTTTACTAGAATGGTGTATTAAAAATAATAAGAAAGTAGTAGTACCATATTGTATAGAGAAAGAAAAGAAGATTATTCCAAGCGAAATAAGGAATGTTGATGAAGATTTAACGAAAAGTCCATTAGGATTTTTGCAACCTAAGCTTGATAAGTTAAAAGAAGTACCTGTTTTAGATATTGATTTAGTAATTGTTCCAGGAGTTGTATTTGATATAAAAGGAAATCGAATTGGATTTGGCGGAGGATACTATGATAGATTTCTTAACAGAGCTTTAAATGCTACATCTATTGCTGTATGTCATGATTATCAATTACTAGGAGAAGTACCAAAGGATAAATATGATGTACCAATGAATCAAATTGTTACAGAAAAAAAGAAGGTAACAATATATTAA
- a CDS encoding folate family ECF transporter S component translates to MNGQVARRKLGYRLFTTKVLVSASILTAISIILSRFLGVIIPIAGLPAQKITFGAIPIAIVGIVFGPIAGILSGIVSDLVGFLINPMGGMYFPGFTVSAALSGAIPGIVYKILKQKKFNFKKINFNIINSLMIIFMAAGVIKGLQLKGLLIFSKGSVYYGGGELSKGYIIAFIALTLAYIVIPAIIKRKYNEEDSLYSIDKILFITTLCYLTISIVLNTFWLSILFNKGFMIFLPTRIIFSFVIIPLNTIVLYTMTKLIKYI, encoded by the coding sequence ATGAACGGTCAAGTAGCAAGAAGAAAATTAGGGTATAGATTATTTACTACAAAAGTACTAGTTAGTGCAAGTATTTTAACAGCTATAAGCATTATATTATCAAGATTTTTAGGCGTTATTATACCAATAGCAGGTCTTCCGGCACAAAAAATTACTTTCGGAGCAATACCTATTGCGATTGTTGGTATAGTTTTTGGTCCTATAGCAGGAATATTATCAGGAATAGTATCAGATTTAGTAGGATTTTTAATTAATCCTATGGGTGGAATGTATTTTCCAGGTTTTACAGTAAGTGCAGCTTTAAGTGGAGCTATACCTGGAATTGTATACAAAATACTTAAACAAAAAAAATTCAATTTTAAAAAGATTAACTTTAATATAATCAATTCATTAATGATAATATTTATGGCAGCAGGTGTAATTAAAGGTCTTCAGCTAAAAGGATTGCTAATTTTTTCCAAAGGAAGTGTTTACTATGGAGGAGGTGAGCTATCCAAAGGATATATAATAGCTTTCATAGCATTAACATTAGCATATATAGTAATCCCAGCAATAATAAAAAGAAAATATAATGAAGAAGATTCATTATACTCAATTGACAAAATATTATTTATAACTACATTATGTTATTTAACAATTTCTATAGTATTAAATACTTTTTGGTTATCGATATTATTCAATAAAGGATTTATGATATTTTTACCAACAAGAATTATTTTTAGCTTTGTTATAATACCATTAAATACGATTGTATTATATACAATGACTAAGTTAATTAAATATATTTAA
- the cooS gene encoding anaerobic carbon-monoxide dehydrogenase catalytic subunit has translation MENKHSIDNASEKLIEKAKQDSVETIWDRKVAMKTPCGFGERGVCCRICAMGPCRISPIAGKGAQRGLCGATADVIVARNFARMVAGGSAAHSDHARSIAHVLHMASKDGNYNVKDEAKVLELAKRWNIDYENKDIYDVAHEVSEFALNEFGKQFGTLTIPDCVPEKRKQIWENLGITPRAIDREVVTIMHSTHVGCMADAESILKMSMRTSLSDGYGGSYLGTELSDVLFGTPSRNNTEANLGVLEENQINVIIHGHEPSLSEMIVLAADDPEIKSLVDEVGADGINLVGMCCTANEVTMRHGVKMAGNFLQQELAVITGAVEAVIVDVQCILPALSELSKSYHTKFISTSPKARIKDSIYVEFDEEKAYECAKNILTQAVQNYTNRKKENVFIPKSKEHAVVGFGVESIISHLDKVVNSQIDNTGTLKPLADCVVSGVLRGAAGVVGCNNPKVQHDFGHVEMMKKLIANDIIVVATGCAAQAAAKAGLMSVDAAKLAGPGLKTVCELLDIPPVLHMGSCVDNSRILRLVGELAKHLDLDMSDLPVVGAAPEWMSEKAVSIGTYVVCSGIDTWLGVVPPVTGGPEVVDILTNRMEDMVGAKFYIETDPVKAAEQMIERVEIKRKNLGI, from the coding sequence GTGGAAAATAAGCATTCAATAGATAATGCATCAGAAAAACTTATTGAAAAAGCTAAACAAGATAGTGTAGAAACAATTTGGGATAGGAAAGTTGCTATGAAGACACCTTGTGGATTCGGTGAGAGAGGTGTTTGTTGTAGAATATGTGCAATGGGTCCATGTAGAATAAGTCCAATAGCTGGAAAAGGAGCTCAAAGAGGTCTTTGTGGAGCTACAGCCGATGTGATTGTTGCAAGAAATTTTGCTAGAATGGTTGCAGGAGGAAGTGCTGCACACTCTGATCATGCTAGAAGTATAGCACATGTTCTTCATATGGCTAGTAAAGACGGAAATTATAATGTTAAAGATGAAGCTAAAGTTTTAGAATTAGCTAAAAGATGGAATATAGATTATGAAAATAAAGATATCTATGATGTAGCTCATGAAGTATCAGAATTTGCACTTAATGAATTTGGTAAACAATTTGGAACTTTAACAATTCCAGACTGTGTACCAGAAAAAAGAAAGCAAATTTGGGAAAATCTAGGCATAACACCAAGAGCTATTGATAGAGAAGTTGTAACTATTATGCATTCTACACATGTAGGCTGTATGGCAGATGCAGAGAGTATACTTAAAATGTCTATGAGGACTTCATTATCAGATGGCTATGGCGGATCCTACTTAGGTACAGAATTAAGTGATGTGTTATTTGGAACACCTTCAAGAAATAATACAGAAGCTAACTTAGGTGTTTTAGAAGAAAATCAAATTAATGTTATTATACATGGTCATGAGCCAAGTTTATCAGAGATGATAGTACTTGCTGCTGATGATCCAGAAATCAAATCTTTAGTTGACGAGGTTGGCGCTGATGGCATAAACCTTGTAGGTATGTGTTGTACAGCTAATGAAGTAACAATGAGACATGGAGTTAAAATGGCTGGTAACTTCTTGCAGCAAGAACTTGCAGTAATTACAGGAGCTGTTGAAGCTGTTATAGTTGATGTTCAATGTATATTGCCAGCGTTATCAGAATTATCAAAGTCTTATCATACTAAATTCATATCAACTTCTCCTAAAGCAAGAATAAAAGATTCTATTTATGTAGAATTTGATGAAGAAAAAGCTTATGAATGTGCAAAGAATATTTTAACACAAGCTGTACAAAACTATACTAATAGGAAGAAAGAAAATGTATTTATACCAAAATCAAAAGAACATGCAGTAGTTGGATTTGGTGTTGAGAGTATTATTAGTCATTTAGATAAAGTTGTTAATAGTCAAATAGATAATACAGGAACATTGAAGCCACTAGCTGATTGTGTAGTATCTGGAGTATTGAGAGGAGCTGCTGGCGTAGTTGGATGTAATAATCCTAAGGTTCAGCACGATTTTGGTCATGTAGAAATGATGAAAAAACTTATAGCTAATGATATAATAGTTGTTGCAACAGGTTGTGCTGCACAAGCTGCTGCTAAAGCGGGATTAATGAGTGTTGATGCTGCTAAACTAGCAGGTCCAGGATTAAAAACTGTTTGTGAATTATTAGATATTCCACCAGTTCTTCATATGGGTTCATGTGTAGATAATTCAAGAATTTTAAGACTTGTTGGTGAACTAGCGAAACATCTTGATTTAGATATGAGTGATTTACCAGTAGTAGGAGCTGCTCCAGAATGGATGTCTGAAAAAGCTGTGTCTATAGGAACATATGTAGTTTGTTCAGGTATAGATACATGGCTTGGAGTTGTACCACCTGTTACAGGAGGTCCTGAAGTAGTAGATATATTAACTAATAGAATGGAAGATATGGTTGGGGCAAAATTCTATATAGAAACTGATCCAGTTAAAGCAGCAGAGCAAATGATAGAAAGAGTAGAAATTAAACGAAAAAACCTTGGAATATAA
- a CDS encoding AAA family ATPase, giving the protein MKIAITGKGGVGKTTFTAILSRIYADEGYRVLAVDADPDANLALALGFSEEEINDIVPIAEMKKLISDRTNADTESFGKMFKINPKVDDIPEKFCKEKNGVKLLTMGTVNTAGSGCFCPENVLLKKLTSHLILQNKDVVIMDMEAGIEHIGRGTAQGVDAFIVVVEPGIRSIQTYKYISSIAKDLGVKRVCAVANKIRNKQDEDYVLNNIDSEALLGFMHYSWDVIDSDRANKSPYEVDKNAVMEVNYINKNLRRVINGV; this is encoded by the coding sequence ATGAAAATAGCTATTACAGGAAAAGGTGGAGTTGGGAAAACAACTTTCACAGCAATTTTAAGTAGAATATACGCAGATGAAGGTTATAGAGTGTTAGCTGTAGACGCAGATCCAGATGCAAATTTAGCATTAGCTTTAGGGTTTAGCGAAGAAGAAATAAATGATATAGTACCAATAGCAGAAATGAAAAAGCTTATTTCAGATAGAACTAATGCAGATACAGAGTCTTTTGGAAAGATGTTTAAAATAAATCCAAAAGTAGATGATATACCTGAGAAATTTTGTAAAGAGAAAAATGGTGTTAAATTACTAACTATGGGAACTGTCAATACAGCAGGTTCAGGATGCTTTTGTCCTGAGAATGTCTTGCTTAAAAAACTGACTTCACATTTAATACTACAAAATAAAGACGTAGTTATAATGGATATGGAAGCAGGTATTGAGCACATAGGAAGAGGTACAGCTCAAGGTGTAGATGCTTTTATAGTTGTTGTAGAGCCAGGTATTAGAAGTATTCAGACTTATAAATATATAAGTTCAATAGCAAAAGATCTCGGCGTTAAAAGAGTATGTGCCGTTGCAAACAAAATTAGAAACAAACAAGACGAAGACTATGTATTAAATAATATAGATAGTGAAGCATTACTAGGATTTATGCATTATAGCTGGGATGTAATAGATTCAGATAGAGCTAATAAATCTCCTTATGAGGTAGATAAAAATGCTGTAATGGAGGTTAATTATATAAACAAAAACTTGAGGAGGGTTATAAATGGGGTTTAA
- a CDS encoding formate--tetrahydrofolate ligase translates to MGFKSDIEIAQEAKMQDIREIAKKVGLSEDDIDLYGKYKAKVDYNLLKKESGRKAKLILTTAINPTPAGEGKTTTTIGVADALSSLGKSTIVALREPSLGPVFGVKGGAAGGGYAQVVPMEDINLHFTGDIHAMTAANNLLAAMIDNHIYQGNSLNIDPRRISWRRAVDMNDRQLRFITDGLGGKANGMPREDGFDITVASEIMAAFCLSNDIVDLKERIARIIVAYTRDGKPITAKDINAQGAVAALLKDALKPNLVQTLEGTPAFVHGGPFANIAHGCNSVIATKMAMHFSDYVVTEAGFGADLGAEKFLDIKCRMADLKPDAVIIVATVRALKYNGGVAKNDLNEENLEALERGLPNLLKHVENITKVFKLPAVVAINRFPLDTEAELKLVEDKCKELGVNVALSEVWAKGSEGGKAVANEVLRLIEEEENDFTFAYELDIPVKDKIRNIAQKVYGADDVDFTAVAAKKIKQLEDLGFGNVPICIAKNQYSLTDDPKKLGRPTGFNITVRDVTISAGAGFIVALTGSIMKMPGLPKVPAAEKIDVDENGVITGLF, encoded by the coding sequence ATGGGGTTTAAATCAGATATTGAGATTGCACAAGAAGCAAAAATGCAAGATATCAGGGAAATTGCAAAAAAAGTAGGTTTGTCAGAAGACGATATAGATCTTTATGGTAAATATAAAGCTAAGGTGGATTATAATTTACTTAAAAAAGAAAGCGGTAGGAAAGCAAAATTAATATTAACAACAGCTATAAATCCAACTCCAGCTGGAGAAGGTAAAACAACAACAACTATAGGTGTTGCAGATGCTTTATCAAGCTTAGGAAAATCTACAATAGTAGCATTAAGAGAACCATCATTAGGACCTGTATTTGGAGTTAAAGGAGGAGCTGCTGGAGGCGGTTACGCACAAGTTGTTCCTATGGAAGATATAAACCTTCATTTTACTGGAGATATACATGCAATGACTGCTGCAAACAATTTACTAGCAGCTATGATTGACAATCATATATATCAAGGAAATAGCTTAAACATAGATCCAAGAAGAATATCTTGGAGAAGAGCTGTAGATATGAATGACAGACAACTTAGATTTATAACTGATGGTCTTGGTGGAAAGGCAAACGGAATGCCTAGAGAAGATGGTTTTGATATAACAGTTGCTTCTGAAATAATGGCTGCATTTTGTCTATCTAATGATATAGTTGATTTAAAAGAAAGAATAGCAAGAATAATAGTTGCATATACAAGAGATGGTAAACCAATAACAGCGAAAGATATAAATGCTCAAGGTGCAGTAGCAGCATTATTGAAAGATGCTTTAAAACCAAATTTAGTTCAAACTCTTGAAGGAACACCTGCATTTGTTCATGGTGGACCATTTGCAAATATCGCTCATGGATGTAACTCAGTTATAGCTACAAAAATGGCAATGCATTTTTCAGACTATGTAGTTACAGAAGCAGGTTTTGGAGCAGACTTAGGTGCAGAAAAATTCTTAGACATCAAATGTAGAATGGCTGATTTAAAACCAGATGCAGTAATAATAGTTGCAACAGTTAGAGCATTAAAATATAATGGTGGTGTAGCTAAGAATGATTTAAATGAAGAGAATTTAGAAGCCTTAGAAAGAGGACTTCCAAACTTATTAAAGCATGTTGAAAATATTACAAAAGTGTTTAAATTACCAGCAGTAGTTGCTATAAACAGATTCCCACTTGATACTGAAGCAGAATTAAAGCTTGTCGAAGATAAATGTAAAGAACTAGGAGTAAATGTTGCATTATCAGAAGTATGGGCTAAAGGCTCTGAAGGTGGTAAAGCAGTAGCAAATGAAGTGTTAAGACTTATTGAAGAAGAGGAAAATGACTTTACATTTGCTTATGAATTAGATATACCTGTAAAAGATAAGATAAGAAATATAGCACAAAAAGTTTATGGTGCTGATGATGTTGATTTTACAGCTGTTGCAGCTAAAAAAATTAAACAATTAGAAGATTTAGGTTTTGGAAATGTACCTATTTGTATAGCTAAGAATCAATATTCATTGACAGATGATCCTAAAAAACTAGGTAGACCAACTGGATTTAACATTACAGTTAGAGACGTAACAATATCAGCAGGTGCAGGTTTTATAGTAGCATTAACAGGGTCAATTATGAAGATGCCTGGACTTCCAAAAGTACCAGCAGCTGAAAAAATAGACGTAGATGAAAATGGAGTAATAACAGGATTATTCTAG
- a CDS encoding cyclodeaminase/cyclohydrolase family protein, with translation MNLAQKNCTEFVEVLASKAAVPGGGGAAALVGAIGTALGSMVCNLTIGKKKYAQYEEEVKDILKEAGEIEAQLLKMIDDDAENFLPLSKAYGIKASTPEEKAEKDRVLQSALKKACEVPIQIVKTAYKAIKLHERLVDKGSRLAISDVGVGVQCLRAALISGQLNVIININSITDDEYVKKVGEETKKLVEEGTKIADQVYQKVEEALTK, from the coding sequence ATGAATTTAGCACAAAAAAATTGTACTGAATTTGTAGAAGTACTTGCTTCTAAGGCTGCTGTTCCAGGAGGTGGCGGTGCTGCTGCTTTAGTTGGTGCCATTGGAACAGCACTGGGTAGTATGGTATGTAATTTAACAATTGGCAAAAAGAAATATGCACAGTATGAAGAAGAAGTAAAAGATATATTGAAAGAAGCAGGAGAAATTGAAGCACAGCTATTGAAAATGATTGATGATGATGCAGAAAATTTTTTACCTCTTTCAAAAGCATATGGTATAAAAGCCAGTACACCTGAGGAAAAAGCAGAGAAAGATAGAGTATTGCAAAGTGCACTTAAAAAGGCATGTGAAGTTCCAATTCAAATAGTTAAGACAGCCTACAAAGCAATTAAACTACATGAAAGATTAGTAGATAAGGGATCTAGACTTGCTATTAGTGATGTAGGAGTAGGAGTGCAGTGTTTAAGAGCCGCCCTAATTAGTGGACAATTAAATGTGATAATTAATATTAATTCTATTACTGATGATGAATATGTAAAAAAAGTAGGCGAAGAAACAAAGAAGCTTGTAGAGGAAGGCACAAAAATAGCAGATCAAGTTTATCAAAAGGTAGAAGAAGCATTGACTAAATAG
- a CDS encoding bifunctional 5,10-methylenetetrahydrofolate dehydrogenase/5,10-methenyltetrahydrofolate cyclohydrolase has translation MGEIIKGKPVADKISENLINEVQSLKANNILPKLAIVRVGARSDDLAYERGALKRCEKVGVMAEVHELAPDITQADFIKELEKLNNDSKVNGILIFRPLPAQLNEEEIKYIISPEKDIDCLSPVNQGKVYEGDKSGFPPCTPLAVMEILKHYNVDLKGKDVTVIGASNVVGKPAAILALNQEATITVCHIFTKDTAKMSSQADVVIVAVGKAGLVKENFVKEGAVVIDVGINVVDGKLCGDVDFEKVKEKASMITPVPGGVGSVTTSILAKHVVKACKLQNNIK, from the coding sequence ATGGGAGAAATAATCAAAGGTAAACCAGTTGCAGATAAGATTAGTGAAAATCTTATCAATGAAGTACAAAGTCTAAAAGCTAATAATATTTTACCAAAGCTTGCTATAGTTAGAGTAGGAGCTAGATCAGACGATTTAGCATATGAAAGAGGAGCTTTAAAAAGATGTGAAAAGGTTGGTGTAATGGCAGAAGTTCATGAGCTTGCTCCTGATATAACTCAAGCAGATTTCATAAAAGAACTAGAAAAATTAAATAATGATAGCAAGGTAAACGGGATTTTGATATTTAGACCATTACCAGCTCAGTTAAATGAAGAAGAAATTAAATATATAATATCTCCAGAGAAGGATATAGATTGCTTAAGCCCTGTAAATCAAGGAAAGGTATATGAGGGAGATAAATCAGGTTTTCCTCCATGTACACCATTAGCTGTAATGGAAATATTAAAACATTACAATGTTGATTTAAAAGGTAAAGATGTAACAGTTATAGGTGCATCAAATGTTGTTGGAAAACCTGCTGCTATATTGGCATTAAACCAAGAAGCTACTATTACAGTTTGCCATATTTTCACTAAGGATACTGCCAAGATGTCTAGTCAAGCTGATGTTGTGATTGTTGCTGTAGGAAAAGCTGGATTAGTTAAAGAAAACTTTGTTAAAGAAGGTGCAGTAGTAATAGATGTTGGTATAAATGTTGTAGATGGAAAGCTTTGTGGAGACGTTGATTTTGAGAAAGTTAAAGAAAAAGCTTCAATGATTACACCAGTTCCTGGTGGAGTAGGATCAGTTACAACATCAATACTTGCAAAACATGTTGTTAAAGCATGTAAATTACAAAATAATATTAAATAA
- a CDS encoding methylenetetrahydrofolate reductase C-terminal domain-containing protein: MIISEKKPFEEIMMYLKGCKKVIITGCSLCATACKVGGEEEVLEMKEKLEQEGIDVVGHTVLDPACNFLQTRKSLKAFKEELKTADAILSLSCGDGTQTIAKVVKIPVFPGNNTMFIGETKRVGQYEESCKACGECQLGWTGGICPVTMCAKGLLNGACGGARDGKCEVNPENDCAWIMIYERLKAMGRLENLTEIREPRDFKRSSHPNKINLKEQEVK; the protein is encoded by the coding sequence GTGATTATTTCTGAAAAGAAACCTTTCGAAGAAATAATGATGTATCTAAAAGGTTGTAAAAAAGTTATTATAACTGGATGTAGTCTTTGTGCTACTGCTTGTAAAGTAGGAGGCGAAGAAGAAGTTCTTGAAATGAAAGAAAAATTAGAACAAGAAGGAATTGATGTCGTAGGACATACAGTTTTAGATCCTGCATGTAATTTTTTACAAACTAGAAAATCATTAAAAGCATTTAAAGAAGAATTAAAGACTGCAGATGCAATATTGTCATTATCATGCGGAGATGGTACTCAAACAATTGCTAAAGTTGTTAAAATTCCTGTTTTCCCTGGTAACAACACTATGTTTATCGGAGAAACAAAGAGAGTTGGACAATATGAAGAATCATGTAAAGCTTGTGGAGAATGTCAATTAGGTTGGACAGGTGGTATATGTCCAGTAACAATGTGTGCAAAAGGATTATTAAACGGTGCTTGTGGTGGAGCGAGAGATGGTAAATGCGAAGTTAATCCTGAAAATGATTGTGCATGGATAATGATTTACGAAAGACTTAAAGCCATGGGTAGATTAGAGAATTTAACTGAGATTAGAGAGCCAAGAGATTTCAAGAGATCATCTCATCCAAATAAAATAAATTTAAAAGAGCAGGAGGTGAAATAA
- a CDS encoding methylenetetrahydrofolate reductase: MSLLSEILSKGEFAVTAEMAPPKGTNFTHMLECARAVKGRVHGINVTDFQSAAMKATSLAACKMPLDEGLEPVMQITGRDRNRIAIQGELLSAGAFGIKNVLALTGDHTVVGDHPGAKPVYDFDSVGILQSAGILMQGTDMVGNELDGTPEFFLGACVTPKYEPLELQILKMEKKIKAGAKFFQTQAIYDIETMKIFREKTKHLDAKVLAGIIPLKSAGMAKYMNKFVPGIYVPDELIERMKNAENKVQEGIKIAGELIVKLREEDLCDGVHIMAIGAEQNIPLILDEAGL; the protein is encoded by the coding sequence ATGAGTTTATTATCAGAGATATTAAGCAAAGGAGAATTTGCAGTTACTGCTGAAATGGCACCTCCAAAAGGAACAAATTTTACTCATATGCTTGAGTGTGCAAGAGCAGTCAAAGGTCGAGTTCATGGTATAAATGTAACAGATTTTCAATCTGCAGCAATGAAAGCTACATCACTTGCAGCTTGTAAAATGCCTCTAGATGAAGGCTTGGAGCCTGTTATGCAAATAACAGGTAGAGATAGAAATAGAATAGCTATACAAGGAGAATTGTTATCAGCAGGAGCATTTGGTATAAAAAATGTTTTAGCACTAACTGGTGATCATACTGTAGTTGGAGATCATCCAGGTGCAAAACCAGTTTATGATTTTGATTCTGTAGGTATCTTACAATCAGCTGGAATACTAATGCAAGGTACTGATATGGTTGGTAATGAGCTTGACGGAACTCCAGAATTCTTTTTAGGTGCATGTGTTACTCCTAAATATGAGCCATTAGAACTTCAAATATTAAAGATGGAAAAGAAAATAAAAGCAGGCGCAAAGTTTTTTCAAACACAAGCAATATACGATATAGAAACAATGAAGATATTTAGAGAAAAGACAAAACATTTAGATGCTAAGGTTTTAGCTGGTATTATACCTTTAAAATCTGCTGGAATGGCAAAATACATGAACAAATTTGTGCCAGGAATATATGTACCAGATGAGTTGATTGAGAGAATGAAAAACGCAGAAAATAAGGTACAAGAGGGTATCAAAATTGCTGGAGAGTTAATTGTTAAACTTAGAGAAGAAGATTTATGTGATGGAGTTCACATAATGGCTATAGGAGCAGAACAAAATATTCCATTAATATTGGATGAAGCTGGGTTGTAA
- the lpdA gene encoding dihydrolipoyl dehydrogenase: MKIAVIGGGPGGYVAALKAAMMGAEVTLIEKNKVGGTCLNVGCIPTKSLLACSEAFDFIKEAENFGLKSDINAEADLAKINSRKNKIVDNLVKGIEFLLESRNVNLVNGFGKLITKNQISVTMDDGSEQIVDADKIILATGSKAIVPGMFKYDKKNVLTSDETLELTEIPKSLLIVGGGVIGCEFGQFFSKLGTKVTIVEMASHVLPFEDDDVAKQLTRAFKKQKIKIIAKDKVDSVEVNDGSVKVVLGSGKEIEAQKMLVSVGRRANTENLGLEALNVQLDRGKVVVNEKMQTNIDNIYAIGDIVDSPLLAHVASKEALIAVENALGKVNEISYKAVPRCVYTSPEVAAVGMTQKQLDEQGIEYKIGMFDFRGLGKAQATSKIQGFVKIIVDKDEKIIGASIVGAHATDLLAELTLAVHFGLTAKQLGDVIHPHPTMSEAIMEAAHAVEGKCVHAVD; encoded by the coding sequence ATGAAAATAGCAGTAATTGGCGGAGGCCCAGGAGGTTATGTTGCTGCTTTAAAGGCTGCAATGATGGGCGCTGAAGTAACATTAATAGAAAAAAATAAAGTTGGTGGTACATGTCTTAATGTTGGATGTATACCTACAAAATCATTATTAGCTTGTTCAGAGGCATTTGATTTTATAAAAGAAGCTGAGAACTTTGGATTAAAATCAGATATAAATGCAGAAGCAGATTTAGCTAAAATAAATTCAAGAAAAAATAAGATAGTTGATAATCTAGTAAAGGGAATAGAGTTTTTACTAGAGAGTAGAAATGTTAATTTAGTAAATGGTTTTGGTAAATTAATAACAAAGAATCAAATTTCAGTAACTATGGATGATGGTTCTGAGCAAATAGTAGATGCAGACAAAATTATTTTAGCTACAGGATCTAAAGCTATAGTACCTGGTATGTTTAAATATGATAAAAAGAATGTTTTAACAAGTGACGAAACTCTTGAATTAACAGAGATACCTAAATCTCTTTTAATAGTTGGTGGAGGAGTTATAGGTTGTGAATTTGGTCAATTTTTTAGCAAATTAGGTACAAAAGTGACTATAGTTGAAATGGCAAGTCATGTACTTCCATTTGAAGATGATGATGTTGCTAAACAGCTTACAAGAGCATTTAAAAAGCAAAAAATAAAAATTATTGCAAAAGATAAAGTAGATTCAGTAGAAGTAAATGATGGAAGTGTAAAGGTTGTTCTTGGAAGTGGTAAAGAAATAGAAGCTCAAAAAATGTTAGTGTCAGTTGGTAGAAGAGCTAACACTGAGAATTTAGGATTAGAAGCTTTAAATGTCCAGTTGGATAGAGGCAAAGTAGTAGTTAATGAAAAAATGCAGACAAATATAGACAATATATATGCTATAGGAGATATTGTTGACAGTCCATTATTAGCACATGTTGCTTCAAAAGAAGCTTTAATAGCTGTTGAAAATGCATTAGGAAAGGTTAATGAAATAAGCTATAAAGCTGTACCAAGATGTGTTTATACTAGTCCTGAAGTAGCTGCTGTAGGAATGACACAAAAACAATTAGATGAGCAAGGTATTGAATATAAAATTGGAATGTTTGATTTTAGAGGTTTAGGTAAAGCACAAGCTACTTCTAAAATTCAAGGATTTGTGAAAATTATAGTAGATAAAGATGAAAAAATTATTGGAGCTTCTATAGTTGGGGCTCACGCAACAGATTTATTAGCAGAGTTGACTTTGGCAGTACATTTTGGATTAACAGCAAAGCAATTAGGAGATGTAATACATCCTCATCCTACAATGTCAGAAGCAATTATGGAAGCAGCTCATGCCGTTGAAGGTAAATGTGTACATGCAGTTGACTAG